In one window of Pseudomonas benzenivorans DNA:
- the flgA gene encoding flagellar basal body P-ring formation chaperone FlgA: protein MNAETTTFRHALVKGCHLLAVLPALLLLGYSPQAAAATLPEQLIGTAQGFLEQAVEQYLQRGDIQGRHEVQVNRLDPRLRLPACDKELAATLESPDEPVGRVTVRVRCSGSAPWTVFVPGQVRLYREVVIASRPLKRNAVLTEMDIALAERDLGSLSQGYLTTPRQAVGKKLTRPLLPDQVVMPIHVEAAEVVHRGDQVVISARSGTVNVRMPGEALSDGAAGKQIRVRNQRSQRVIRARVVGPGQVEVAM, encoded by the coding sequence ATGAACGCAGAAACGACGACTTTTCGGCACGCACTGGTAAAGGGCTGCCACCTACTGGCAGTTTTACCTGCATTGCTCCTACTCGGCTATAGCCCCCAGGCAGCCGCGGCAACCTTGCCTGAGCAGCTTATCGGCACCGCCCAGGGCTTTCTTGAGCAGGCAGTAGAGCAGTATTTACAGCGCGGCGATATCCAGGGACGGCATGAGGTCCAGGTCAATCGGCTGGATCCGCGCCTGCGCCTGCCCGCGTGCGACAAAGAACTGGCTGCCACCCTGGAAAGCCCGGACGAGCCCGTAGGCCGGGTAACCGTGCGAGTGCGCTGTTCAGGCAGTGCCCCCTGGACCGTCTTCGTTCCGGGCCAGGTGCGCCTGTACCGCGAGGTCGTGATCGCCAGTCGCCCACTCAAACGCAACGCCGTTCTGACGGAAATGGACATTGCCCTGGCCGAACGCGATCTCGGCTCACTCAGCCAGGGCTACCTGACCACCCCCAGGCAGGCAGTCGGCAAGAAATTGACGCGCCCCCTGCTGCCGGACCAAGTGGTGATGCCCATACACGTCGAGGCCGCCGAGGTCGTCCATCGGGGCGATCAGGTGGTCATCAGCGCACGCAGCGGCACGGTGAACGTGCGCATGCCCGGCGAGGCCTTGTCCGACGGGGCTGCCGGCAAACAGATCCGGGTACGCAACCAGCGCTCGCAGCGCGTGATCAGGGCCCGGGTAGTGGGGCCTGGCCAGGTTGAAGTGGCCATGTAG
- a CDS encoding chemotaxis protein CheV, whose amino-acid sequence MAGVLDSVNQRTQLVGQNRLELLLFRLNGSQLYGINVFKVKEVLQCPKLTIMPKSSPVVRGVASIRGGTIPILDLSMATGKAPLKNLDNSFVIITEYNTKVQGFLVHSVERIVNMNWEGIHPPPKGTGRDHYLTAVTHLDQQLVEIIDVEKILAEVAPTSEVISEGVLDQQVQAKAVTKRVLTCDDSSVARKQVTRCLQTVGVEVVALNDGRQALEYLKAMVEEGKNPAEEFLMLISDIEMPEMDGYTLTAEIRADPRMQKLHIILHTSLSGVFNQAMVKKVGADDFLAKFRPDDLASRVVERINMVDQG is encoded by the coding sequence ATGGCCGGTGTATTGGATTCGGTAAATCAGCGAACTCAGCTGGTAGGGCAGAATCGTTTGGAACTGCTGTTGTTTCGTCTGAACGGCAGCCAGTTGTACGGGATCAACGTGTTCAAGGTGAAGGAGGTGCTGCAGTGCCCCAAGCTCACCATCATGCCGAAGTCCAGCCCGGTGGTCCGTGGGGTCGCGAGTATTCGCGGCGGCACCATCCCGATTCTTGACCTGTCCATGGCGACCGGCAAGGCGCCGCTGAAGAACCTGGACAACAGCTTCGTCATCATCACCGAGTACAACACCAAGGTTCAGGGCTTTTTGGTGCATTCGGTGGAGCGCATCGTCAACATGAACTGGGAGGGCATCCATCCGCCACCCAAGGGGACGGGGCGCGATCATTACCTCACCGCGGTGACCCATCTGGATCAGCAGTTGGTGGAGATCATCGACGTGGAGAAAATCCTCGCCGAGGTGGCTCCGACGTCCGAGGTCATATCCGAGGGCGTGCTGGATCAGCAGGTTCAGGCCAAGGCAGTGACCAAGCGGGTGCTGACCTGCGATGACTCCTCGGTGGCGCGCAAGCAGGTGACTCGCTGCCTGCAGACTGTCGGCGTCGAGGTGGTGGCGCTGAACGATGGGCGCCAGGCCCTGGAGTACCTCAAAGCCATGGTCGAGGAGGGCAAGAATCCGGCCGAGGAGTTCTTGATGTTGATATCCGACATCGAGATGCCGGAAATGGACGGCTACACCCTGACGGCGGAGATTCGTGCGGATCCGCGCATGCAGAAACTGCACATCATCCTGCATACTTCGCTCTCTGGCGTGTTCAACCAGGCCATGGTGAAAAAGGTGGGGGCCGATGACTTCCTGGCCAAGTTCCGGCCGGATGATCTGGCGTCACGGGTGGTTGAGCGCATCAATATGGTAGATCAGGGCTGA
- the cheR gene encoding protein-glutamate O-methyltransferase CheR, protein MSSGNLDFEQFRVFLEKACGILLGSNKQYLVSSRLNKLMEQHAIKSLGELVQRMQSQPRSGLREQVVDAMTTNETLWFRDTYPFEVLKNRVLPEMIKASPGQRLRIWSAACSSGQEPYSLSMSIDEFEKTNIGQLKAGVQIVATDLSPSMLANCKSGEYDSLAMGRGLSQERLQRYFDPAGPGRWVVKPAIKSRVEFRPLNLLDSYASLGKFDVVFCRNVLIYFSAEVKKDILTRIHAMLKPGGYLFLGASEALNGLPERYQMVQCSPGIIYKAK, encoded by the coding sequence GTGTCTTCAGGTAATTTGGATTTCGAGCAGTTCCGGGTATTCCTGGAAAAAGCCTGCGGCATTCTGCTGGGCAGCAACAAGCAGTATCTGGTTTCCAGTCGGCTGAACAAACTGATGGAGCAGCATGCCATCAAGAGCCTGGGGGAGCTGGTGCAGCGCATGCAAAGCCAGCCGCGCAGCGGTTTGCGCGAGCAGGTGGTGGATGCCATGACCACCAACGAAACCCTGTGGTTTCGCGACACCTATCCGTTCGAGGTGTTGAAGAATCGGGTGCTGCCCGAGATGATCAAGGCCAGCCCCGGGCAGCGTTTGCGCATCTGGTCGGCGGCCTGCTCGTCCGGTCAGGAGCCCTATTCCCTGTCGATGAGCATCGACGAGTTCGAGAAGACCAATATCGGTCAGCTCAAGGCCGGGGTGCAGATCGTGGCCACCGACCTTTCGCCGTCGATGCTGGCCAACTGCAAGTCCGGCGAGTACGACAGCCTGGCGATGGGCCGTGGCCTGTCCCAGGAGCGCTTGCAGCGCTATTTCGATCCGGCCGGACCAGGGCGCTGGGTGGTCAAGCCGGCCATCAAGAGCCGCGTCGAATTTCGCCCGCTTAACCTGCTGGACAGCTATGCCAGCCTCGGCAAATTCGACGTCGTGTTCTGCCGCAACGTGCTGATCTACTTCTCCGCCGAAGTGAAGAAGGACATCCTTACGCGCATCCACGCCATGCTCAAGCCCGGTGGCTACCTGTTTCTCGGCGCCTCTGAGGCGCTCAACGGACTGCCGGAGCGTTATCAGATGGTGCAGTGCAGTCCGGGCATCATCTACAAGGCAAAATGA
- the flgB gene encoding flagellar basal body rod protein FlgB — protein MSISFDSALGIHEKALGFRAQRAEVLANNMANADTPNYKARDLDFASVLAEQSAKVQRGPVGLSRTDSRHIAAEGLSAGDAGLVYRSPLHASIDQNTVDLQVEQASYAENAVNFQASFTFLNSKFKGLVSALRGD, from the coding sequence ATGAGCATCAGCTTCGATAGTGCACTCGGCATCCATGAAAAAGCGCTCGGCTTCCGCGCCCAGCGTGCCGAGGTGCTGGCCAACAACATGGCCAACGCCGATACGCCCAACTACAAGGCGCGCGATCTGGACTTCGCCTCGGTACTGGCCGAGCAGAGTGCCAAGGTCCAGCGCGGCCCGGTCGGACTGAGTCGCACCGACAGCCGGCATATCGCCGCCGAGGGGCTGAGTGCGGGCGATGCCGGACTGGTCTACCGCTCGCCACTGCATGCCTCCATCGATCAGAACACCGTCGATTTGCAGGTCGAGCAGGCCAGCTACGCGGAAAACGCGGTGAACTTCCAGGCTAGCTTCACCTTCCTCAACAGCAAGTTCAAAGGGCTGGTCAGCGCCCTGCGCGGCGATTAA
- the flgC gene encoding flagellar basal body rod protein FlgC yields MSLASVFNIAGTGMSAQSTRLNTISSNIANAETVSSSIDQTYRARHPVFATVFQQAQGGDRGSLFAEQDQAGQGVQVLGIVEDQSELVQRYEPNHPAADENGYVYYPNVNVVEEMADMISASRAFQTNVEMMNTAKQMLQRVLTLGQ; encoded by the coding sequence ATGTCACTCGCCAGTGTCTTCAATATCGCCGGAACCGGCATGAGCGCCCAGAGCACTCGCCTGAACACCATCTCCAGCAACATCGCCAACGCCGAGACGGTGTCGTCGAGCATCGATCAGACCTATCGCGCGCGTCATCCGGTGTTCGCCACCGTCTTCCAGCAGGCCCAGGGCGGCGACCGCGGTTCCTTGTTCGCCGAGCAGGACCAGGCCGGCCAAGGCGTCCAGGTGCTGGGCATAGTCGAGGATCAGAGCGAGCTGGTACAGCGCTACGAGCCGAATCATCCGGCCGCCGATGAGAATGGCTATGTCTACTACCCCAACGTCAACGTGGTCGAGGAAATGGCCGACATGATCTCGGCCAGTCGGGCCTTCCAGACCAACGTGGAAATGATGAACACCGCCAAGCAGATGCTGCAGCGGGTGCTGACCCTGGGCCAGTGA
- the flgD gene encoding flagellar hook assembly protein FlgD, whose amino-acid sequence MSSVSGVSSALDQYQIKQEPNKSKELGKNEFLNLLVAQLNNQNPLEPQGNGEFIAQLAQFSQVEGIEKLNTSMSSLLSGYQSSQALQASSLVGRKVIVPTDKAMVDTSESFKASLVLPTTSSNVYVNVYDKSGSVVNRINLGEQAAGNVSFIWDGKDAGGNLLPPGNYRFEAQATYNGETKGLYTLLPANVDSVTLGGSELTLNLAGLGSVPLSQVQVIGQ is encoded by the coding sequence ATGAGCAGCGTTAGTGGTGTCAGCTCTGCATTGGATCAGTACCAGATCAAGCAGGAGCCCAATAAGAGCAAGGAGCTTGGCAAGAATGAGTTTCTCAACCTGCTGGTGGCGCAATTGAATAACCAGAACCCGCTGGAGCCCCAGGGTAACGGCGAGTTCATCGCCCAGTTGGCCCAGTTCAGCCAGGTCGAGGGGATCGAGAAGCTCAATACCAGCATGAGCTCCCTGCTATCGGGCTACCAGTCGTCCCAGGCGCTGCAAGCCTCTTCCCTGGTCGGGCGCAAGGTCATAGTGCCGACTGACAAGGCGATGGTCGATACCAGCGAGAGCTTCAAGGCCAGCCTGGTGCTGCCGACCACCAGCAGCAATGTCTACGTCAACGTGTACGACAAATCCGGCTCCGTGGTGAACCGGATCAACCTGGGCGAACAGGCCGCCGGCAACGTCAGCTTCATCTGGGACGGCAAGGACGCCGGCGGCAATCTGTTGCCGCCCGGTAACTACAGGTTCGAGGCGCAGGCGACTTACAACGGCGAAACCAAGGGGCTCTACACCCTGCTGCCGGCCAACGTCGACAGCGTCACCCTGGGGGGGAGCGAGCTGACGTTGAACCTGGCGGGACTCGGCAGCGTGCCGCTCTCCCAGGTGCAGGTGATCGGTCAGTAA
- the flgE gene encoding flagellar hook protein FlgE encodes MSFNIGLSGLRAATSDLNITGNNIANAGTVGFKQSRAEFADLYAASVQGTGSNQQGAGVQLSNVSQLFNQGNINYTQNALDLAINGNGFFQTSNNGEISYTRAGYFGTDREGFMVNNFGHRLQGYATDANGNLQNGVITDLRIESASQSPQATSTLTQGFNLNSTNTVPVTTPFNPADPTTYNSATSTNIYDTQGNAHVMTQYFVKTGPNAWQMNVLIDGRNPADPTSTVPYSMGMGFTASGQLNIASLASGNYDGAGGPDFTVDPATGRFTLDGWTPAIADSSVPPVWSANGATANAAGIQVDIRNSTQFASAFAVNSVSQDGYTTGQLAGLEIDDTGVIFARYTNGQSRVQGQVILANFANTQGLTPVGKTGWAQSFQSGEPVIGTPRSGTLGALQAGALEDSNVEVSEQLVNMIVAQRNYQANAKTIETESAITQTIINLR; translated from the coding sequence ATGTCGTTCAATATCGGTCTGAGTGGTCTGCGGGCTGCCACCAGTGATCTCAATATCACCGGCAACAACATCGCCAACGCCGGTACCGTTGGCTTCAAGCAGTCGCGTGCCGAGTTCGCCGACCTCTATGCCGCTTCGGTGCAAGGCACCGGCAGCAACCAGCAGGGCGCTGGGGTGCAACTGAGCAATGTGTCGCAGCTGTTCAATCAGGGCAACATCAACTACACGCAGAACGCCCTGGATCTGGCCATCAACGGCAATGGCTTCTTCCAGACCAGCAACAACGGCGAGATCAGCTACACCCGGGCCGGTTATTTCGGTACCGACCGCGAAGGCTTCATGGTGAACAACTTCGGTCATCGCCTGCAGGGCTATGCAACCGATGCCAACGGCAATCTGCAGAACGGCGTGATCACCGACTTGCGCATCGAATCGGCCAGCCAGTCCCCCCAGGCAACGAGCACGCTGACCCAGGGATTCAACCTGAATTCGACCAACACGGTGCCCGTCACCACGCCATTCAATCCGGCCGACCCGACTACCTACAATTCGGCGACCTCCACCAATATCTATGACACCCAGGGCAATGCCCATGTCATGACTCAGTACTTCGTCAAGACCGGGCCCAATGCCTGGCAGATGAATGTGCTGATCGATGGTCGCAACCCGGCAGACCCGACCTCCACAGTGCCCTATTCGATGGGCATGGGGTTCACCGCCAGCGGTCAGTTGAACATCGCCAGCCTGGCCTCGGGCAACTATGACGGCGCCGGCGGCCCCGACTTCACTGTGGACCCGGCGACCGGACGCTTCACCCTGGATGGCTGGACGCCGGCGATAGCGGATAGTTCGGTCCCACCGGTATGGTCGGCCAACGGCGCCACCGCCAACGCAGCGGGCATCCAGGTGGACATCCGCAACTCCACCCAGTTCGCCAGCGCCTTCGCGGTCAACAGCGTTAGTCAGGACGGCTACACCACGGGGCAGCTGGCGGGGCTGGAGATCGACGATACCGGGGTGATCTTCGCCCGTTACACCAATGGTCAATCCAGGGTGCAGGGGCAGGTCATTCTGGCCAATTTCGCCAACACTCAAGGCCTGACCCCGGTTGGCAAGACGGGCTGGGCGCAGTCCTTCCAGTCCGGGGAGCCGGTGATCGGCACGCCGCGCAGCGGTACCCTGGGTGCGCTGCAGGCCGGCGCCCTGGAGGATTCCAATGTCGAGGTGTCCGAGCAGTTGGTGAACATGATCGTCGCTCAGCGTAACTATCAGGCCAATGCCAAGACGATCGAAACCGAAAGCGCCATCACCCAGACCATCATCAATCTACGCTGA
- a CDS encoding flagellar basal body rod protein FlgF has translation MDKMLYVAMTGAHNNSLAQSAHANNLANISTSGFRRDFEQARSMPVFGDGLPARVYAMSERPGTDFTPGSLQETGRDLDVAIGGEGWLAVQAADGSEAYVRTASLNVDALGMLRTGSGLPVMGNAGPIAVPPEQKIEIGQDGTISIRALGEAPNVLAEVDRLKLVNPDLKQMEKGSDGLMRIKDGQPVLADAAVRVTSGFLESSNVNAVEEMTAILSLSRQFELQVKMMRTAEDNASAVARVLQLS, from the coding sequence ATGGACAAGATGCTGTACGTCGCCATGACAGGGGCCCACAACAACAGCCTGGCCCAGAGCGCCCACGCCAACAATTTGGCGAACATCTCCACCAGCGGCTTCCGTCGCGATTTCGAGCAGGCGCGCTCGATGCCGGTGTTCGGCGACGGTTTGCCGGCGCGGGTGTATGCCATGAGCGAGCGCCCCGGCACCGACTTTACCCCCGGCTCTCTGCAGGAGACCGGTCGTGACCTGGATGTGGCGATCGGCGGCGAGGGCTGGCTGGCCGTGCAGGCGGCCGATGGCAGCGAGGCCTACGTGCGCACCGCCAGCCTGAATGTCGATGCCTTAGGTATGTTGCGCACCGGCAGCGGCTTGCCGGTGATGGGCAATGCCGGGCCGATCGCCGTGCCGCCGGAGCAGAAGATCGAGATCGGCCAGGACGGCACCATCAGCATTCGCGCCCTCGGCGAGGCGCCCAATGTGCTGGCCGAGGTCGACCGTCTGAAGCTGGTCAACCCCGACCTCAAGCAGATGGAGAAGGGCAGTGACGGCCTGATGCGGATCAAGGACGGGCAGCCGGTACTGGCCGATGCGGCAGTGCGGGTGACCTCGGGTTTCCTCGAGTCGAGCAACGTCAATGCCGTGGAGGAGATGACCGCGATCCTCTCCCTGTCCCGCCAGTTCGAGCTGCAAGTGAAGATGATGCGCACCGCCGAGGACAACGCCTCGGCTGTGGCGCGGGTCTTGCAACTCAGCTAA
- the flgG gene encoding flagellar basal-body rod protein FlgG, with protein sequence MLPALWVSKTGLSAQDMNLTTISNNLANVSTTGFKRDRAEFEDLLYQIRRQPGGQSSQDSQLPSGLQLGTGVRVVGTQKIFTTGSLQTTEQPLDMAVNGRGFFQVLMPDGTVSYTRDGSFHLNADGQLVTSNGFALEPAIVLPNEVRTFTVGEDGTVSVTTAGNPQPQIVGNLQLADFINPAGLEAVGSNLFLETASSGAPQVGTPGLNGLGTTLQNTLENSNVSVVEELVNMITTQRAYEMNSKVISTADQMLSFVSQNL encoded by the coding sequence ATGCTTCCTGCACTCTGGGTCAGCAAGACCGGCCTGTCCGCCCAGGACATGAACCTGACCACCATTTCCAACAACCTGGCCAACGTGTCGACCACGGGTTTCAAGCGCGATCGTGCCGAGTTCGAGGACCTGCTGTATCAGATCCGTCGCCAGCCCGGTGGTCAGTCCAGCCAGGACAGCCAGTTGCCCTCCGGCTTGCAGCTCGGCACCGGCGTGCGGGTGGTCGGTACGCAGAAGATCTTCACCACCGGCAGCCTGCAAACCACCGAGCAACCGCTGGATATGGCGGTGAACGGCCGGGGTTTCTTCCAGGTGCTGATGCCCGACGGCACCGTGTCCTACACCCGCGACGGCAGCTTCCATCTGAACGCCGACGGCCAGCTGGTCACCTCCAATGGTTTCGCCCTGGAGCCCGCCATCGTGCTGCCCAACGAGGTGCGCACCTTCACCGTGGGCGAGGACGGCACGGTATCGGTGACCACCGCCGGCAACCCGCAGCCGCAGATCGTCGGCAACCTGCAGCTCGCCGACTTCATCAACCCGGCGGGCCTGGAAGCGGTCGGCAGCAACCTGTTCCTGGAGACCGCCTCCAGTGGCGCGCCCCAGGTCGGCACGCCGGGCCTCAACGGCCTGGGCACGACCCTGCAGAACACCCTGGAAAACTCCAACGTCAGCGTGGTCGAGGAGCTGGTGAACATGATCACCACCCAGCGTGCCTACGAGATGAACTCCAAGGTCATCTCCACCGCCGACCAGATGCTGTCCTTCGTGTCCCAGAATCTTTGA
- the flgH gene encoding flagellar basal body L-ring protein FlgH, whose amino-acid sequence MNRLMIALSMLVTVALSGCVSPPPKPDDPYYAPVLPRTPLPAAQNNGSIYQAGFENNLYGDRKAFRVGDIITITLNERTQASKNAGSQISKDSSANIGLTSLFGGGVSVRNPGSGNVLNPLTGDNLSLGAEYNANRDTKGDSKAAQGNSLSGSVTVTVAEVLPNGILAVRGEKWMTLNTGDELVRIAGLVRADDISTDNTVSSTRIADARITYSGTGAFADASQPGWLDRFFLSPLFPF is encoded by the coding sequence ATGAACCGGCTGATGATAGCGCTCTCTATGCTCGTGACCGTGGCCCTGAGCGGCTGCGTCTCGCCGCCGCCGAAGCCGGACGACCCGTACTACGCGCCGGTGCTGCCCCGTACTCCGCTGCCGGCGGCGCAGAACAACGGCTCGATCTACCAGGCCGGCTTCGAGAACAATCTCTACGGCGACCGCAAGGCCTTCCGTGTCGGCGACATCATCACCATCACCCTCAACGAGCGCACCCAGGCCAGCAAGAACGCCGGCTCGCAGATCTCCAAGGACAGCAGCGCCAATATCGGCCTGACCTCGCTGTTCGGCGGCGGCGTGTCGGTACGCAACCCCGGCTCGGGTAATGTCCTCAACCCGCTGACCGGCGACAACCTGAGCCTGGGGGCCGAGTACAACGCCAACCGCGACACCAAGGGCGACAGCAAGGCGGCCCAGGGCAACAGCCTGTCCGGCTCGGTCACCGTGACCGTCGCCGAGGTGTTGCCCAACGGCATCCTGGCGGTGCGCGGGGAGAAGTGGATGACCCTCAACACCGGCGACGAACTGGTGCGCATCGCCGGGCTGGTGCGGGCCGACGACATCAGCACGGACAACACCGTTTCCTCCACGCGTATCGCCGACGCGCGCATCACCTACTCGGGCACCGGGGCCTTCGCCGACGCCAGTCAGCCGGGCTGGCTGGACCGCTTCTTCCTCAGCCCGCTGTTCCCGTTCTAA
- a CDS encoding flagellar basal body P-ring protein FlgI — protein sequence MMRLISALCLLLLAAVAQAERLKDLASIQGVRSNQLIGYGLVVGLNGSGDQTTQTPFTVQTFNNMLAQFGIKVPAGGNVQLKNVAAVSVHADLPAFAKPGQTIDITISSIGNAKSLRGGSLLMTPLKGIDGNVYAIAQGNLVVGGFDAGGADGSRITVNVPSAGRIPGGATVERPVPSGFDQGNSLTLNLNRPDFTTAKNIVDQINDLLGPGVAQAIDGGSVRVSAPLDPNQRVDYLSILENLEVNPGQAVAKVIINSRTGTIVIGQNVRVQPAAVTHGSLTVTITEDPIVSQPEALSGGQTAVVPRSRVNADQEAKPMFKFGPGTTLDEIVRAVNQVGAAPSDLMAILEALKQAGALQADLIVI from the coding sequence ATGATGCGACTGATTTCCGCCCTCTGCCTGCTGCTGCTCGCCGCCGTCGCCCAGGCCGAGCGGCTCAAGGACCTGGCCAGCATCCAGGGCGTGCGCAGCAACCAGCTGATCGGCTACGGCCTGGTGGTCGGCCTCAACGGCAGCGGCGACCAGACCACCCAGACGCCCTTCACCGTGCAGACCTTCAACAACATGCTGGCGCAGTTCGGCATCAAGGTGCCGGCCGGCGGCAACGTGCAGCTGAAGAACGTCGCCGCGGTGTCGGTGCATGCCGACCTGCCGGCCTTCGCCAAGCCGGGGCAGACCATCGACATCACCATCTCCTCGATCGGCAATGCCAAGAGCCTGCGCGGCGGCAGCCTGCTGATGACCCCGCTCAAGGGCATCGACGGCAACGTCTACGCCATCGCCCAGGGCAATCTGGTGGTCGGCGGTTTCGATGCCGGCGGCGCCGATGGCTCGCGCATCACCGTCAACGTGCCGTCGGCCGGGCGCATCCCCGGCGGCGCCACGGTGGAGCGGCCGGTGCCGAGCGGCTTCGACCAGGGCAACAGCCTGACCCTGAACCTCAACCGGCCGGACTTCACCACGGCGAAGAACATCGTCGACCAGATCAACGACCTGCTCGGCCCGGGCGTGGCCCAGGCCATAGACGGCGGCTCGGTGCGGGTCAGCGCGCCGCTGGACCCCAACCAGCGGGTCGACTACCTGTCGATTCTCGAGAACCTGGAAGTCAACCCGGGCCAGGCCGTGGCCAAGGTGATCATCAATTCGCGCACCGGCACCATCGTCATCGGCCAGAACGTGCGGGTGCAACCGGCGGCGGTGACCCACGGCAGCCTCACGGTGACCATCACCGAAGACCCCATCGTCAGCCAGCCCGAGGCGCTGTCCGGCGGTCAGACCGCTGTGGTGCCGCGCTCGCGCGTGAACGCCGATCAGGAAGCCAAGCCGATGTTCAAATTCGGCCCCGGCACGACCCTGGACGAGATCGTCCGCGCGGTGAACCAGGTCGGCGCCGCGCCCTCGGACCTCATGGCCATCCTCGAGGCGCTCAAGCAAGCGGGCGCCCTGCAGGCCGACCTGATCGTGATCTAA
- the flgJ gene encoding flagellar assembly peptidoglycan hydrolase FlgJ — translation MDSRLSAGLLGNGKSPLDSGAFTDLNRLNQFKVGGDSEQNIRKVAQEFESLFLNQMLKAMRSANEVFGEGNFLNSNESKTYQDMYDQQLSVTLSNNQNGIGLAAVLERQMSKMKGPSERPNPFAQVDAPVPRAPSKPLAKVDSARDDAGLINQRRLALPGKLGDRLLAGIVPSDGAVDGQPLAQADWVPATAFAAPKDKALSLGDSDAISGRRLAQAATAAGKSTFASPAEFVAAMLPMAEKAAEKIGVEARYLVAQAALETGWGKSIIRQRDGSSSHNLFGIKSHNSWDGESARVLTTEYQGGKAVKEAASFRAYDSYAQSFEDYVSFLQSNGRYEKALNATDNPERFVRELQQAGYATDPHYARKVSQIARKMQTYQTIAAAGTPPARG, via the coding sequence ATGGATTCTCGACTCTCGGCCGGCCTGCTCGGCAACGGCAAGAGCCCGCTGGACAGCGGCGCCTTCACCGACCTGAACCGCCTGAACCAGTTCAAGGTCGGCGGCGACAGCGAGCAGAACATCCGCAAGGTGGCCCAGGAGTTCGAGTCGCTGTTCCTCAATCAGATGCTCAAGGCCATGCGCTCGGCCAACGAGGTGTTCGGCGAAGGCAACTTCCTCAACAGCAACGAGAGCAAGACCTACCAGGACATGTACGACCAGCAGCTGTCGGTGACGCTGTCGAACAACCAGAACGGTATCGGCCTGGCCGCTGTGCTGGAGCGGCAGATGTCGAAGATGAAAGGGCCCAGCGAGCGGCCCAATCCGTTCGCTCAGGTCGATGCCCCGGTGCCCCGTGCGCCGAGCAAGCCGCTGGCCAAGGTCGACAGTGCACGCGATGACGCGGGACTGATCAATCAGCGGCGCCTGGCGCTGCCGGGCAAGCTGGGCGATCGCCTGCTGGCCGGCATAGTGCCCTCGGACGGCGCTGTCGATGGCCAGCCCCTGGCACAGGCCGACTGGGTGCCGGCCACGGCCTTCGCCGCGCCCAAGGACAAGGCCCTGAGCCTGGGCGACAGCGATGCCATCAGCGGCCGCCGCCTGGCCCAGGCGGCTACGGCAGCGGGCAAGTCGACCTTCGCCTCGCCCGCGGAGTTCGTCGCGGCCATGCTGCCGATGGCCGAGAAGGCCGCCGAGAAAATCGGCGTCGAGGCCCGCTACCTGGTGGCCCAGGCGGCCCTGGAAACCGGCTGGGGCAAGTCGATCATCCGCCAGCGGGACGGCAGCAGCAGCCACAACCTGTTCGGCATCAAGAGTCACAACAGCTGGGACGGCGAGTCGGCACGGGTGCTGACCACCGAATACCAGGGCGGCAAGGCGGTGAAAGAGGCGGCTTCGTTTCGCGCCTACGACTCCTACGCCCAGAGCTTCGAGGACTACGTGAGTTTCCTGCAGAGCAACGGCCGTTACGAGAAGGCCCTGAATGCCACCGACAACCCCGAGCGCTTCGTGCGCGAGCTGCAGCAGGCCGGGTACGCCACCGACCCGCATTACGCGCGCAAGGTGTCGCAGATCGCGCGCAAGATGCAGACCTATCAAACCATCGCAGCGGCCGGCACGCCGCCGGCCCGCGGGTGA